The proteins below come from a single Micropterus dolomieu isolate WLL.071019.BEF.003 ecotype Adirondacks linkage group LG05, ASM2129224v1, whole genome shotgun sequence genomic window:
- the ubxn6 gene encoding UBX domain-containing protein 6, with protein MKKFFDDIKKDIKFKSAGPGKKLTEDASRNKPEVVQSSSTAKKNRHAPTEGAQMAGAAALARIEQHQRPKVHTSQDAIRNQVKRELEAEAAALAEKEKAAAAEGSKVPVKDPACLSVSGVYFTCPLTGATLTKSEREVHIKEAILMRFEEDAVEASVMMVHTFNKDREKVKVAVDIMSKYVDNICKNPTEEKYRRIKLSNKVFQEKVRCVEGSREFLQALGFISVTFPVEGQEEEEEFLVLPEQSPDDLELMKERRDRLQRGEPVRAQLDRQPQAFRPSPNAQRFELPPEFYNLTAEELKKEQQQRSEMVEKNAMLRTKAMREKEEQRERRKYNYTLLRIRLPDGNLLQGTFYAWDRLPVLFGFVRESLVDGWQPFELIAPGSQKLQESEEVALAECNLVPAALLTFAWDAAVQADIAAAGGKSPSLLKPELLDTIRTLS; from the exons GAAGAAGTTTTTCGATGACATTAAGAAAGACATCAAGTTTAAATCTGCGGGACCTGGAAAGAAACTAACTGAAGATGCCAG CCGTAACAAGCCCGAGGTGGTGCAGAGCAGCTCCACTGCCAAGAAGAATCGCCACGCTCCCACCGAAGGAGCGCAGATGGCTGGAGCTGCAGCCCTGGCCCGGATTGAGCAGCATCAGCGGCCGAAGGTCCACACCTCTCAGGACGCCATCAGGAACCAgg TTAAAAGAGAACTGGAGGCAGAGGCGGCTGCACtggctgaaaaagaaaaggcagctgcagcagag GGATCCAAAGTGCCAGTGAAAGATCCCGCCTGCCTCTCAGTGTCAGGTGTGTATTTCACCTGTCCGCTAACTGGAGCCACTTTAACTAAGAGTGAGAGGGAAGTACACATTAAAGAGGCCATTTTAATG CGGTTTGAGGAGGATGCAGTTGAGGCGTCTGTTATGATGGTccacacatttaacaaagacagagagaaagtgaaggTTGCTGTGGACATCATGAGCAA GTATGTTGACAATATATGTAAGAATCCCACAGAGGAGAAATACAGGAGGATTAAACTCAGCAACAAGGTGTTCCAG gagAAAGTTCGTTGTGTGGAGGGCAGCAGAGAGTTCCTGCAGGCCTTGGGCTTCATTAGCGTTACGTTTCCTGTAGAAGGTCAAG aggaggaagaggagttcCTGGTGTTACCGGAGCAAAGTCCCGATGACCTGGAGTTGATGAAGGAGCGGAGGGATCGTCTCCAGAGAGGAGAGCCAGTCCGAGCTCAGCTGGACAGGCAGCCTCAGGCGTTCAGACCTTCTCCCAACGCCCAACGCTTTGAGCTGCCGCCGGAGTTCTACAACCTGACAGCGGAGGAGCTCAAGAAGGAGCAACAGCAGAG GAGTGAGATGGTGGAGAAGAACGCCATGCTGCGCACTAAGGCcatgagggagaaagaggagcagagggagagaaggaaatACAACTACACCCTGCTCAGGATCAGACTGCCCGATGGAAACCTGCTACAAG GAACTTTTTATGCGTGGGACCGGCTGCCTGTGCTGTTCGGGTTTGTACGGGAGTCCTTGGTGGATGGGTGGCAGCCCTTTGAGCTCATTGCACCTGGAAGTCAGAAACTACAAGAGTCTGAAGAAGTTGCTCTTGCAGAGTGTAACTTG GTCCCTGCAGCTCTGCTCACATTTGCCTGGGATGCAGCTGTGCAGGCAGATATTGCAGCTGCAGGTGGAAAGAGCCCCTCCCTCCTCAAACCAGAGCTGCTGGATACCATTCGGACCCTGAGCTGA